A window of Bacillus sp. BGMRC 2118 genomic DNA:
AATAATTTAGATACTCTGTACCGTCAAGTGATTATGGATCATTATAAAAATCCTAGAAATAAAGGTACACTAGATGGAGAAAATATCTCAATCGATATGAATAACCCAACTTGTGGAGACCGCATTCAACTTCAATTGAAAATTGAAGATGGAAAAGTCTCAGATGTTAAATTTGATGGAGAAGGCTGCTCAATTTCCTTATCTTCTGCCTCAATGATGACACAAGCCATTAAAGGGCAATCAATAGAAACTGCTTTAAAATTGTCAAAAATCTTTTCGGACATAATGCAAAGTAAGGAATATGATGATACGATAGATCTAGGCGATATTGAAGCCTTACAAGGTGTCTCCAAGTTCCCGGCACGTATCAAATGCGCAACGTTAGCTTGGAAAGCCATGGAAAAAGGGATACACAGTCAAGAACAATAAGTGGGAATGCTTTAGCATTTCCACTCGAAATGGAGGGTTCGATTATGGCAAAAAAAATGCCTGATATCGGTGACTATAAATACGGTTTTGCGGATAAAGACGTTTCCATTTTCCGTTCTAAGCGTGGTTTGACGAAAGAGATCGTTGAAGAAATTTCTCGTATGAAATCAGAACCACAATGGATGTTAGATTTCCGTTTAAAATCTTTAGAACAGTTTTACAAAATGCCAATGCCTCAATGGGGCGGAGATATGGCAAGCTTAAACTTCGATGAAATTACGTACTATGTAAAGCCATCTGAAGCAACTCAACGCTCTTGGGATGAAGTTCCTGAAGAAATCAAAGCTACATTCGATAAGCTCGGAATTCCAGAAGCAGAGCAAAAATACCTTGCTGGTGTTTCTGCACAATATGAATCAGAGGTTGTTTACCACAACATGCAAGAGGATCTTGAAGCGCTAGGTATAGTATTTAAAGATACAGATACAGCGTTAAAGGAGAATGAAGACATCTTCCGTGAGCACTTCGGGAAGGTAATCCCTCCAACTGACAACAAGTTCTCTGCATTGAACTCTGCAGTATGGTCTGGTGGATCATTCATTTACGTACCTAAAGGAGTAAAAGTAGACACTCCGTTGCAAGCTTACTTCCGTATTAACTCAGAAAATATGGGTCAGTTTGAACGTACTTTAATTATCGTAGACGAAGGTGCTCACGTACACTACGTTGAAGGTTGTACAGCACCCGTATATACAACGAACTCACTTCATAGTGCAGTAGTTGAAATCATCATTAAAAAAGGTGCATATTGCCGTTACACAACCATCCAAAACTGGGCAAACAACGTATATAACTTAGTTACAAAGCGTGCAGTTTGTGAAGCGAATGCGACAATGGAATGGATTGATGGTAACATTGGATCTAAATTAACGATGAAATACCCTGCAGTTATTCTAAAGGGTGAAGGTGCTCGTGGTATGACATTATCAATTGCCCTAGCAGGTAAAGGTCAGCACCAAGATGCTGGAGCGAAAATGCTTCACTTAGCACCAAATACTTCATCAACAATTGTATCAAAATCGATTTCTAAGCAAGGCGGAAAAGTAACATACCGTGGTATCGTTCACTTCGGCCGTAATGCAGATGGCGCGCGCTCTAACATCGAGTGTGATACTTTAATCATGGATAACGAATCAACTTCGGATACAATTCCATATAACGAAATCTTAAATGATAACATTTCACTTGAACACGAAGCGAAAGTATCGAAGGTTTCAGAAGAACAATTATTCTACCTCATGAGCCGTGGTATTTCCGAGCAAGAAGCAACAGAAATGATCGTAATGGGCTTCATCGAGCCATTTACAAAAGAACTTCCAATGGAATACGCAGTAGAGATGAACCGCCTCATCAAGTTCGAAATGGAAGGGTCTATTGGATAACCTATAATTATGAAAAACCAGTCACTTGTGGCTGGTTTTTTCTTGAATCATATTTTTTTTTCGAATAGAATGTTGTTTCTTTGTTTTATTTAGTACCAGGTAGCCACAATGTTTTCGAAAAATCGTCTTGTTCATAACTATTCCTTCACGTTTGTAAGAATTCTTACAAGTATGGAGAAAACCCCTTCAAGAACGGAATCTATTCCTACAACTTTTAAAGAAATTCCTTCACCTTGTCCCTAAATCACTACACCCCCACCTCATCACAAACCATACTATTTTCTTAATTCTTCAACATACGTTATGATAGTCTATATCCGAGACAACCTTATAAAAGGAGTTACGTTACATGATTTACATAGGAGTTACAGGGTGGGGAGATCATGATTCCCTTTATGAACAGCCAACCTCTCCGCGCGACAAACTGCAAGTATATGCTAGTCACTTTCCAATCGTAGAAGTGGATGCATCCTTTTATGCGATCCAACCACGAAGAAATATAGAAAAATGGATTCGAGATACGCCGGTGTCATTTCAATTTATCGTCAAGGCATATCAGGGAATGACAGGGCATTTACGTGGAGACATTCCGTTTGAATCACTAGATGAAATGTTTGAGGCATTTTTACAAACTGCCTATCTATATAAGGAACATCAAAAACTGGCTATGGTATTATTTCAATTTCCACCATGGTTTGATTGTACAAAAGAAAATGTAGCCTATTTGCGTTACTGTAAAAAGAAGATGGAAGATATTCCGTGTGCACTTGAATTTCGACATCAGTCATGGTTTTCAGAGCGGATGAGGGATAAAACACTACAATTCATGAAGGACGAAGGTTGGATTCACAGTATATGTGATGAACCTCAGGCTG
This region includes:
- a CDS encoding SUF system NifU family Fe-S cluster assembly protein; this translates as MSFNNLDTLYRQVIMDHYKNPRNKGTLDGENISIDMNNPTCGDRIQLQLKIEDGKVSDVKFDGEGCSISLSSASMMTQAIKGQSIETALKLSKIFSDIMQSKEYDDTIDLGDIEALQGVSKFPARIKCATLAWKAMEKGIHSQEQ
- the sufB gene encoding Fe-S cluster assembly protein SufB, with the translated sequence MAKKMPDIGDYKYGFADKDVSIFRSKRGLTKEIVEEISRMKSEPQWMLDFRLKSLEQFYKMPMPQWGGDMASLNFDEITYYVKPSEATQRSWDEVPEEIKATFDKLGIPEAEQKYLAGVSAQYESEVVYHNMQEDLEALGIVFKDTDTALKENEDIFREHFGKVIPPTDNKFSALNSAVWSGGSFIYVPKGVKVDTPLQAYFRINSENMGQFERTLIIVDEGAHVHYVEGCTAPVYTTNSLHSAVVEIIIKKGAYCRYTTIQNWANNVYNLVTKRAVCEANATMEWIDGNIGSKLTMKYPAVILKGEGARGMTLSIALAGKGQHQDAGAKMLHLAPNTSSTIVSKSISKQGGKVTYRGIVHFGRNADGARSNIECDTLIMDNESTSDTIPYNEILNDNISLEHEAKVSKVSEEQLFYLMSRGISEQEATEMIVMGFIEPFTKELPMEYAVEMNRLIKFEMEGSIG
- a CDS encoding DUF72 domain-containing protein is translated as MIYIGVTGWGDHDSLYEQPTSPRDKLQVYASHFPIVEVDASFYAIQPRRNIEKWIRDTPVSFQFIVKAYQGMTGHLRGDIPFESLDEMFEAFLQTAYLYKEHQKLAMVLFQFPPWFDCTKENVAYLRYCKKKMEDIPCALEFRHQSWFSERMRDKTLQFMKDEGWIHSICDEPQAGEGSIPAVIQASSNEKTLIRMHGRNVHGWTKPKEGNWREVRYLYRYNEKELNEWIQHVTELMKQSNDIYLLFNNNSGGDAADNAKQFIEMLGLEYTGLAPKQLNLF